The following are encoded in a window of Haloarcula halophila genomic DNA:
- the hpt gene encoding hypoxanthine/guanine phosphoribosyltransferase — protein MDKLKASLLEAPIIEKDGYHYFVHPISDGVPMLRPELLREIVIKIIRKAELDGVDKIVTPAAMGIHLSTAVSLMTDIPLVVVRKRQYGLDGEVSLSQVTGYSESEMYVNDVYEGDRVLVLDDVLSTGGTLAALTGALEEIGADIRDIVCVIKKADGPNKLDEAGYDAKTLINVTVDDGEVVVVDENGDG, from the coding sequence ATGGACAAGCTGAAAGCGTCACTCCTCGAGGCCCCGATCATCGAGAAAGACGGCTACCACTACTTCGTCCACCCGATCAGCGACGGAGTCCCGATGCTGCGTCCCGAACTCCTCCGTGAGATCGTCATCAAGATCATCCGGAAGGCCGAACTCGACGGCGTCGACAAGATCGTCACGCCGGCGGCGATGGGAATCCACCTCTCGACGGCCGTCTCGCTGATGACCGACATCCCGCTCGTCGTCGTCCGCAAGCGACAGTACGGGCTGGACGGCGAGGTTTCGCTCTCGCAGGTGACCGGCTACTCCGAGAGCGAGATGTACGTCAACGACGTCTACGAGGGCGATCGGGTCCTCGTGCTCGACGACGTCCTCTCGACCGGCGGCACGCTGGCCGCGCTGACCGGCGCCCTGGAGGAGATCGGTGCCGACATCCGTGATATCGTCTGTGTCATCAAGAAAGCCGACGGCCCAAACAAACTCGACGAGGCCGGCTACGACGCGAAGACGCTCATCAACGTCACCGTCGACGACGGCGAGGTCGTCGTCGTCGACGAGAACGGCGACGGCTGA
- a CDS encoding glycosyltransferase — translation MSPTVGVVVPAYRPDVAQLRRYVQAIDDTLSPTTILVELDAPKSGVLETLTDLPARVESVPYRRGKGAAITAGFERLETDVLAFADADGSTPAESLQAVVDPVVEGAADLSVGSRRHPDATVASHQTRARRFLGDGFAWLAGQLLSVRLYDYQCGAKAIDAEAWERVRIHLYEPGFAWDVELVAMAGALDLRVTEVPIEWEDQPGSTVSPIRTSIALFRALLASRHRAKQLRDSTLHTAIAARRDEPTALVKRDR, via the coding sequence ATGTCGCCGACCGTCGGTGTCGTCGTCCCCGCCTACCGGCCCGACGTAGCCCAACTCCGGCGCTACGTCCAGGCCATCGACGACACGCTCTCCCCGACGACCATCCTCGTCGAACTCGACGCCCCGAAAAGCGGCGTCCTCGAAACACTCACAGACCTCCCCGCCCGAGTCGAGTCGGTCCCCTACCGCCGTGGCAAGGGTGCGGCGATCACCGCGGGCTTCGAGCGCTTAGAGACCGACGTGCTCGCCTTCGCCGACGCCGACGGCTCGACGCCGGCCGAATCCCTCCAGGCAGTCGTCGATCCGGTCGTCGAGGGAGCGGCCGACCTCTCGGTCGGGTCGCGACGCCATCCCGACGCGACCGTCGCCAGCCACCAGACCCGCGCCCGGCGGTTCCTCGGTGACGGGTTCGCCTGGCTGGCCGGCCAGTTGCTCAGCGTCCGGCTATACGACTACCAGTGTGGCGCGAAAGCCATCGACGCCGAGGCCTGGGAGCGCGTCCGTATCCACCTCTACGAACCGGGCTTCGCCTGGGACGTCGAACTGGTGGCGATGGCCGGGGCGCTGGATCTGCGCGTAACCGAGGTCCCCATCGAGTGGGAGGACCAGCCCGGGTCGACGGTCTCGCCGATCCGGACCTCGATCGCGCTGTTTCGCGCGCTGCTCGCGTCCAGACACCGCGCGAAACAGCTCCGTGATAGCACGCTCCACACGGCCATCGCCGCCCGCCGTGACGAACCGACCGCGCTCGTCAAACGGGACCGATGA
- a CDS encoding DUF2298 domain-containing protein has product MEFALVATWLALYLLLLYAGATAATALFPRFADEGVAFGVPVALSILWLVVYGVGRLSLSVGVWLALAVLLAVTVVVASRGRSVDGRAYAEAAAVFSLAFLLVVWIRAVDPAIVPVGGEKFLDFGLLQSLLRAETIPPEDMWFAGEPVAYYYGGHLLAATLARLTGTAGQYAYNLALAGFYATLVTAAYGLAGAVAADRDLPRRLSAGFAAFFVGIASNLSTPAKFLVWLLPESLSGPLAAAAGYELSGLATGPQSFSYWDASRVIQDDPADFGTYEPAAAPVIDEFPLFAWLNGDMHAHMMSTGFLLLAAALCFSYYQTPADERRRRVALLFGALPAVGGVIAVTNTWSFPSVAGLTMLTVAVAPAAPTTLLPDRFGGRLRVDGLGGELVRIGAALAVAVVVLALGLVWSLPFWLGPASGRELAVLPDRSSLVELLAVHGPFVVPFGMYLSARVAGTLSDARSRLATGAAVVGFVAIGAALDIAAVGLLGPILVGAWLLARGPTLSDRFDGVPAVADGGDRPVGFEAVLILAGAGLVVLVEFVFVRENIGRMNTVFKTYMQVWILWAVAVGPVLGWLVARWRPAWPSADRARAATAVGMRVFVAVLVVSTSLYGVFALSNHADRAGDLTLDGQAYLDDAHPQEAEAIRWLDDREGQPTIVTAAPAGYQWVPSDGKGASAPASLTGLPTVAGWYHEAQYRNDTVYQRRVGDVETIYTGNRSAQRRLLSTYDVIYVYVGPAERNRYGTVTIGDLPDVTVAKEAGGVTIYRVAEN; this is encoded by the coding sequence ATGGAGTTTGCGCTCGTCGCTACGTGGCTCGCCCTGTATCTCCTCTTGCTGTACGCGGGGGCGACAGCCGCGACGGCCCTCTTTCCGCGCTTTGCCGACGAGGGGGTCGCGTTCGGGGTCCCAGTTGCGCTCTCGATCCTGTGGCTCGTCGTCTACGGCGTGGGCCGACTCTCCCTGAGCGTCGGGGTCTGGCTCGCGCTGGCCGTCCTTCTGGCGGTAACCGTCGTCGTGGCGTCTCGGGGCCGGTCTGTCGACGGCCGGGCCTACGCCGAGGCGGCGGCCGTCTTCTCGCTGGCGTTCCTGCTGGTGGTCTGGATTCGAGCGGTCGATCCGGCCATCGTCCCCGTGGGCGGCGAGAAGTTCCTGGACTTCGGCCTCTTGCAGTCGCTCTTGCGAGCCGAGACGATCCCACCGGAGGACATGTGGTTCGCCGGCGAACCCGTCGCGTACTACTACGGCGGCCATCTCTTGGCCGCGACACTCGCTCGACTGACGGGGACGGCGGGCCAGTACGCCTACAACCTCGCGTTGGCGGGCTTCTACGCGACGCTGGTGACCGCCGCCTACGGGCTGGCCGGGGCCGTCGCCGCCGACCGTGACCTCCCGCGCCGGCTCTCGGCCGGCTTCGCGGCTTTCTTCGTCGGCATCGCCAGCAACCTCTCGACGCCGGCGAAGTTCCTCGTCTGGCTCCTGCCCGAGTCGCTCTCCGGGCCGCTGGCGGCCGCGGCCGGGTACGAACTGAGCGGGTTGGCGACTGGTCCACAGTCGTTCAGCTACTGGGACGCCAGCCGCGTGATCCAGGACGACCCCGCCGACTTCGGGACCTACGAACCCGCTGCCGCGCCCGTCATCGACGAGTTCCCGCTGTTCGCCTGGCTCAACGGCGACATGCACGCCCACATGATGAGTACGGGCTTCCTGTTGCTCGCGGCCGCGCTGTGTTTCAGCTACTACCAGACGCCGGCCGACGAGCGACGGCGTCGGGTCGCGCTCCTGTTCGGGGCGCTCCCGGCCGTTGGCGGAGTCATCGCGGTCACCAACACCTGGTCGTTCCCGTCGGTGGCCGGCCTCACGATGCTGACCGTCGCTGTCGCGCCGGCGGCACCGACGACGCTGTTGCCCGACCGCTTTGGGGGCCGGCTCCGCGTCGACGGACTCGGCGGCGAACTCGTCCGGATCGGGGCGGCGCTGGCTGTCGCTGTCGTCGTCCTCGCGCTCGGGTTGGTCTGGTCGCTCCCGTTCTGGCTCGGCCCGGCGAGCGGCCGTGAACTGGCGGTGTTACCCGACCGGAGTTCCCTCGTGGAACTGCTGGCGGTCCACGGGCCGTTCGTGGTTCCGTTCGGGATGTATCTCTCCGCTCGCGTCGCAGGGACGCTTTCCGACGCCCGGTCGCGGCTGGCGACGGGCGCTGCTGTGGTCGGTTTCGTCGCGATCGGGGCGGCCCTCGATATCGCCGCAGTCGGCCTGCTCGGCCCGATTCTCGTGGGTGCCTGGCTGTTGGCCCGCGGGCCGACGCTCTCGGATCGGTTCGACGGCGTCCCCGCGGTTGCCGACGGCGGGGACCGCCCCGTCGGCTTCGAGGCGGTCCTGATCCTGGCCGGCGCCGGCCTCGTCGTGCTCGTGGAGTTCGTCTTCGTCCGGGAGAACATCGGCCGGATGAACACCGTGTTCAAGACCTACATGCAGGTGTGGATCCTCTGGGCCGTCGCGGTCGGGCCGGTGCTTGGCTGGCTCGTGGCCCGCTGGCGACCCGCGTGGCCGTCCGCGGACCGAGCCCGGGCCGCGACGGCAGTCGGCATGCGGGTGTTCGTCGCCGTCCTCGTCGTCTCGACCTCGCTGTACGGCGTGTTCGCGCTGTCGAACCACGCCGACCGGGCCGGCGACCTGACGCTCGACGGCCAGGCGTACCTCGACGACGCACACCCCCAGGAAGCCGAAGCGATCCGGTGGCTGGACGACCGGGAGGGCCAGCCGACGATCGTCACTGCCGCACCCGCGGGCTACCAGTGGGTCCCCAGCGATGGGAAGGGAGCCAGCGCCCCGGCGAGCCTGACGGGTCTCCCGACGGTCGCTGGGTGGTACCACGAGGCACAGTACCGGAACGACACGGTCTACCAACGGCGTGTCGGCGACGTGGAGACGATCTACACCGGCAACCGGAGTGCCCAGCGCCGCCTCCTCTCGACGTACGACGTCATCTACGTCTACGTCGGGCCGGCCGAGCGCAACCGCTACGGGACGGTGACGATCGGCGACCTCCCGGACGTGACGGTCGCGAAAGAAGCCGGCGGCGTAACGATCTATCGGGTCGCGGAGAACTAG
- a CDS encoding GtrA family protein, with protein MSSPSDRLRRVVPDRFDSLVSGVRFGQFVSVGVIGAICDTTVLLVLTEVFGVLAELATLAGIETAILVMFAINERWTFAEEGDPESLPRRLLRSHVVRAGGSTTQFLVFVVIYRLLFVPLTVAGIDLWILVAKGGGIGLGMLVNYVFESLFTWQVHQGE; from the coding sequence ATGAGTTCCCCGAGCGACCGCTTGCGCCGTGTCGTTCCCGACCGGTTCGACTCGCTGGTCTCCGGCGTGCGGTTCGGCCAGTTCGTCTCCGTCGGCGTGATCGGTGCGATCTGTGATACCACGGTCTTGCTCGTTCTGACCGAGGTGTTTGGCGTCTTGGCCGAGCTGGCGACGCTCGCGGGGATCGAAACCGCGATCCTGGTCATGTTCGCGATCAACGAGCGCTGGACCTTCGCCGAGGAGGGCGATCCGGAGTCGCTGCCCCGGCGTCTGCTACGCTCGCACGTCGTCCGGGCCGGCGGTTCGACCACCCAGTTTCTCGTCTTCGTCGTCATCTACCGGCTGCTGTTCGTGCCGCTGACCGTCGCCGGGATCGACCTCTGGATACTCGTCGCCAAGGGGGGCGGGATCGGCCTCGGGATGCTCGTCAACTACGTCTTCGAGAGTCTCTTCACCTGGCAGGTCCATCAGGGGGAGTAG